The following proteins are encoded in a genomic region of Corylus avellana chromosome ca4, CavTom2PMs-1.0:
- the LOC132179158 gene encoding mitochondrial outer membrane protein porin of 36 kDa, protein MGKGPGLYSDIGKRARDLIYKDYQSDHKFTVTTYTSTGVAITSTGIKKGELFLADVSTQLKNKNITTDIKVDTNSNLLATVTVDEPAPGLKTIFSFIIPDQRSGKVELQYQHEYAGISTSIGLTANPIVNFSGVVGNNALSLGTDLSFDTASGNFTKLNAGLSYTLSDLIASLTVNDKGDTLNASYYHTVSPLTSTAVGAELSHSFSSNENTLTIGTQHALDPLTLVKARVNNYGRASALIQHEWRPKSLFTISGEVDTRAIEKSAKIGLALALKP, encoded by the exons ATGGGGAAAGGGCCAGGTCTCTACTCCGATATCGGCAAGAGAGCCAGAG ATCTTATCTACAAGGATTATCAGAGTGACCACAAGTTCACCGTTACTACGTACACTTCCACTGGAGTT GCAATCACTTCAACAGGAATTAAGAAGGGCGAGCTGTTTTTGGCAGATGTGAGCACTCAGCTGAAGAACAAGAACATCACAACTGATATAAAAGTGGACACTAACTCTAAT CTTCTTGCAACGGTTACTGTTGACGAACCTGCACCTGGACTCAAGACTatctttagctttattattccTGATCAGAGGTCTGGTAAG GTGGAACTCCAATACCAGCATGAGTATGCTGGAATAAGCACCAGCATTGGATTGACTGCTAATCCTATTGTGAACTTTTCTGGTGTTGTTGGAAACAATGCTCTTTCTCTTGGGACAGATCTTTCATTTGACACTGCCTCTGGGAACTTTACAAAGTTGAATGCTGGGTTGAGTTACACTCTCTCTGACCTCATTGCTTCCCTGACAGT GAATGATAAAGGTGACACCCTTAATGCTTCATACTACCACACTGTGAGCCCATTGACCAGCACAGCTGTTGGTGCGGAGCTGTCTCATAGCTTTTCAAGCAATGAGAACACCCTCACAATTGGCACGCAGCATGCGCTTGACCCTTTAACCTTGGTGAAGGCCAGAGTGAACAACTATGGAAGGGCAAGTGCTCTCATCCAGCATGAGTGGCGCCCAAAATCCCTCTTCACCATCTCAGGAGAGGTGGATACAAGGGCAATTGAAAAGAGCGCAAAGATTGGCCTCGCCTTGGCCCTTAAGCCTTAG
- the LOC132179146 gene encoding hypersensitive-induced response protein 1-like encodes MGQVFCCVQVDQSTVAIRETFGKFDDVLEPGCHCLPWVFGTQIAGHLTLRVQQLDVRCETKTKDNVFVTVVASIQYRAIANKASDAFYKLSNTRGQIQSYVFDVIRASVPKLELDSVFEQKNEIAKAVEQELEKAMSAYGYEIVQTLIVDIEPDEHVKRAMNEINAAARMRVAANEKAEAEKILQIKRAEGDAESKYLAGLGIARQRQAIVDGLRDSVLAFSVNVPGTTSKDVMDMVLVTQYFDTMKEIGASSKSNAVFIPHGPGAVKDVASQIRDGLLQATTQD; translated from the exons atggGGCAAGTTTTCTGCTGTGTTCAAGTGGACCAGTCAACTGTAGCTATCAGAGAAACTTTTGGGAAGTTTGACGATGTGCTTGAGCCTGGTTGTCACTGTCTGCCTTGGGTTTTTGGCACACAGATAGCTGGCCACCTTACTCTGCGTGTGCAGCAGCTGGATGTTCGATGTGAAACAAAGACAAAG GATAATGTCTTTGTTACTGTTGTTGCATCAATTCAATACCGGGCTATAGCAAACAAGGCTTCAGATGCTTTCTACAAACTCAGTAACACCAGAGGACAGATCCAATCCTATGTTTTTGATG TTATTAGGGCAAGTGTGCCAAAATTGGAGCTGGATTCTGTTTTTGAACAGAAGAATGAAATAGCGAAAGCTGTGGAACAGGAACTAGAAAAG GCCATGTCAGCATATGGCTATGAGATAGTTCAGACTCTTATTGTGGATATTGAACCAGACGAGCATGTGAAGAGGGCAATGAATGAGATAAATGCTG cTGCTAGAATGAGAGTGGCTGCAAATGAGAAAGCCGAAGCGGAGAAGATATTGCAGATCAAGCGTGCTGAGGGAGATGCCGAGTCGAAATACCTGGCTGGGCTTGGCATAGCTCGGCAGCGTCAGGCCATTGTTGATGGGCTGAGGGACAGCGTGCTGGCTTTCTCTGTGAATGTACCTGGAACCACATCAAAGGATGTCATGGACATGGTTCTAGTGACTCAATACTTCGACACAATGAAAGAAATTGGCGCATCCTCAAAGTCCAACGCCGTTTTCATCCCACATGGACCAGGTGCTGTGAAAGACGTTGCTTCACAGATTAGAGACGGCCTCCTTCAAGCAACAACTCAGGATTAG
- the LOC132178608 gene encoding vacuolar protein sorting-associated protein 25-like isoform X2, translating into MQKLGDFKLPHFFNYPPYFTLQPVRDTREKQVQVWKELILDYCRTQKIFVIGLEEDFPLFSNPVIERSLSHEAREAFISALVSEGRAEWLGKGHRKCLILWHRIQDWADIILRFVKDNGLEDSVITVEEMRSGVECRGTELHGIDRAILMRALRLLEQKGKLAIFKGTSADDEGVKFSM; encoded by the exons ATGCAGAAATTGGGTGATTTCAAGCTACCTCACTTCTTCAATTACCCACCGTACTTCAC TTTGCAGCCAGTAAGGGACACCCGTGAGAAGCAGGTACAAGTTTGGAAGGAACTCATTCTTGATTACTGTAGAACACagaaaatatttgtgattggACTGGAAGAAGATTTTCCACTATTTTCAAATCCTGTGATTGAAA GATCTCTTAGTCATGAAGCCAGGGAAGCATTCATCTCAGCATTAGTTTCAGAAG GACGTGCAGAATGGTTGGGTAAAGGACATAGGAAATGTCTAATTCTCTGGCACCGCATTCAGGATTGGGCAGACATTATTTTACGCTTT GTTAAAGATAATGGGTTAGAGGACAGTGTCATAACAGTTGAGGAAATGCGTTCGGGGGTTGAATGTCGAGGAACAG AACTTCATGGGATTGACCGTGCAATACTAATGCGAGCTTTGAGACTACTAGAACAAAAGGGGAAGCTTGCTATATTCAAGGGAACTTCGGCTGATGATGAAGGCGTAAAATTCTCCATGTAA
- the LOC132178608 gene encoding vacuolar protein sorting-associated protein 25-like isoform X1, with protein sequence MQKLGDFKLPHFFNYPPYFTLQPVRDTREKQVQVWKELILDYCRTQKIFVIGLEEDFPLFSNPVIERSLSHEAREAFISALVSEAGRAEWLGKGHRKCLILWHRIQDWADIILRFVKDNGLEDSVITVEEMRSGVECRGTELHGIDRAILMRALRLLEQKGKLAIFKGTSADDEGVKFSM encoded by the exons ATGCAGAAATTGGGTGATTTCAAGCTACCTCACTTCTTCAATTACCCACCGTACTTCAC TTTGCAGCCAGTAAGGGACACCCGTGAGAAGCAGGTACAAGTTTGGAAGGAACTCATTCTTGATTACTGTAGAACACagaaaatatttgtgattggACTGGAAGAAGATTTTCCACTATTTTCAAATCCTGTGATTGAAA GATCTCTTAGTCATGAAGCCAGGGAAGCATTCATCTCAGCATTAGTTTCAGAAG CAGGACGTGCAGAATGGTTGGGTAAAGGACATAGGAAATGTCTAATTCTCTGGCACCGCATTCAGGATTGGGCAGACATTATTTTACGCTTT GTTAAAGATAATGGGTTAGAGGACAGTGTCATAACAGTTGAGGAAATGCGTTCGGGGGTTGAATGTCGAGGAACAG AACTTCATGGGATTGACCGTGCAATACTAATGCGAGCTTTGAGACTACTAGAACAAAAGGGGAAGCTTGCTATATTCAAGGGAACTTCGGCTGATGATGAAGGCGTAAAATTCTCCATGTAA
- the LOC132179695 gene encoding 2-oxoadipate dioxygenase/decarboxylase, chloroplastic: MRTSTMISLCYSSTFKAFPSSLYSLTSDFFPLQPKSRNFVSLKESSFPGNSISTKRRSLCVVSGSKSDNGFQESSFQGAESFFRSVLASMETVYLNRNPTAKAILELVQSVDGEQICYDHLAFRTFGVNGYGIDSMAKFFLDFGYTPREELRFPAKKLKALWFSPPSVSLLDDGSGVNGPLPRVFISELLVDQMGTQTQDIIRKYTEISSGGNKHAALASAIGSLTWGKPIYSEFQQLARESEYAAWTLVNGYALNHATISTHRLKSHLRNIKSLNQFIEDNGFKLNSEGGVLKVSPDGLLQQSSTVADSVSFQFSDGITDLVPCSYIEFAERLVLPQYTNIPEREVKEFHRRDGFEVGNADKIFESTSKEQLTRKAA, translated from the exons ATGAGAACTTCCACCATGATCTCGTTATGCTACTCATCAACGTTCAAAGCTTTCCCATCATCGCTTTATTCTCTCACCTCCGATTTCTTCCCTCTCCAACCCAAATCCCGCAACTTCGTTTCCCTCAAGGAATCATCATTTCCCGGGAATTCAATCTCCACCAAGCGACGAAGTCTCTGCGTGGTTTCCGGCTCCAAATCGGACAATGGGTTCCAGGAATCTTCCTTTCAG GGAGCTGAATCATTCTTTAGGAGCGTGCTGGCAAGTATGGAAACGGTGTACTTAAACAGGAACCCCACAGCGAAAGCAATCTTGGAGCTTGTTCAGTCTGTGGACGGTGAACAAATTTGCTATGATCATCTTGCATTTAGGACATTTGGg GTGAACGGTTATGGTATTGACTCGATGGCTAaatttttccttgattttggCTATACACCACGGGAGGAGTTGAGGTTTCCTGCTAAGAAATTGAAAGCATTGTGGTTTTCTCCTCCTAGTGTTTCCCTTCTTGATGATGGTAGCGGTGTCAATGGGCCTTTGCCAAGAGTTTTTATCTCAGAGCTTCTTGTAGATCAGATGGGTACACAAACTCAG GATATAATTAGGAAATACACTGAAATATCTAGTGGTGGAAATAAGCACGCAGCTCTTGCAAGTGCAATCGGATCTCTAACATGGGGAAAACCCATATATTCTGAATTCCAACAATTGGCAAG GGAAAGTGAATATGCTGCATGGACCCTTGTCAATGGGTACGCACTGAACCATGCTACTATTTCGACTCATCGACTAAAATCTCACTTGAGAAATATCAAAAGTCTAAATCAGTTTATTGAAGACAATGGATTCAAGTTGAATTCCGAAGGGGGAGTTCTGAAAG TGAGCCCTGACGGCCTTCTGCAGCAAAGTTCAACTGTAGCAGATTCGGTTTCTTTCCAATTTTCTGACGGCATCACTGATTTAGTTCCCTGTTCATACATTGAGTTTGCTGAACGTTTGGTGCTACCTCAGTATACAAATATACCTGAGAGAGAG GTTAAAGAGTTCCACAGGAGAGATGGATTCGAGGTTGGCAATGCTGACAAGATCTTTGAGAGCACATCCAAGGAGCAGCTGACCAGGAAAGCTGCATGA